The genomic region CTTCATCGAGGCCGAGATCGAGCAACACGGTGCCATCGGGAGCCGCCACTCCGCTCATTCCGCGGTAACGATACCGGGCGTTTCGGCCGACCCGGTTGCAATAGACCACGAACATCTGATTCTCCATGGCCCGGGCGAGAAGAAAGGTCCGGTGAATTGTTTCGTACGGCTCCATGTTGGCCGCGTTGACGAAAAGCAATCGGCACCCTTGAACGGCGAGTCTCCGCGCAGGCTCGGGAAACTCCAGGTCGTAACATGTCAGGATGCCGGCTGTCCAGTTGCGCCATGAGAAGGCGGATAACGCGTCGCCCGGCGCGTACGCGTGTTTTTCCTCAGCAAACAGATGCATCTTGTGATACACATGGATGCACGCCCCATCGCCGCTCACCAGGCGCGTCGCGATGGAGATCTCACCGCCGGCCCCTTTTTCCGGATAGGAAAACACCGTGGCCACGCCGTAGCAACGCGCGAGTTCACTGAGCGCCTGCTGCATGCCGCCGTTGGGTGGCTCCGCGAGGCGCTCCCGCACCTCGCCCGACACCAGCCCAGTCAGAGACAGTTCCGGCGTGAGGAGCACGTCCGCGCCCTGTCGACTCGCTTGTTCCAGCGCCGTTGCGATCTTCGTCAAATTGCGCTCAACATCGCCGTCCGCGACGGCCAGCTGTGCCAGGGCCACGCGAATGGGCGCCGGATCGCTCGTGTCAGAGATCCCCCTCATACCGGCATACCCCCTCCATGGGCATCCATGGACAACTCCGGTGGCTCCTTCTGAAATCCTCTCGTCATGAACGCGAGATAAAGCAGCCCCAGAACAGCCCATGCCGCGCCCAGGCGAAGTGCATCGCGGTCCAAATTCAAGAGCAACCAGAAGTCAAAAAACGCGCCGAGGAGCGGGAAGAGGAAGTGCACGGTCCAGTCCCGCCACGTCCGCCGGCGTTGCCGCACGATGTAATGGGCGATCACCGACAGGTTGACGCAGGTAAACGCGGAGAAGGCACCAAAGTTAATGAACGAGGTCGAGGTCTCCACGCTCATGAAAAGCGCCATGAACGCCAGGAGTCCTATGAGCACCACGTTCAAGACAGGTGTGCGAAAACGAGAGTGCAGGTACGCGAAGACGCGCTTCGGCAGGACCGCGTCGCGGCCCATGGCGTACAAAAGCCTCGCAGCGCTCGCTTGCGCCGACAGGCCGGACGCGAACTGCGCGACAATGATACCGGCGAGAAACACTGCACTAAATAGCGTTCCGCCGATTTCGCGAGCGATTTCAAACGCGGCCGAGTTGACGTTCTCAAACACGAGGCTCGGGTGCACCCACTGCCCCACATACGAACAGACGATGAAGATGACGCCGCCCAAGAAGGCCACGAGTACGATCGCCTTGGGCAGTGTGCGAGTGGGCTCGAGGGTTTCCTCGGTCAATGTCGTGATCGCGTCGAACCCGAGGAACGAGTAACAGGCAATGGAGGCACCGGCGAGCACAGCCGAGAACGATCCTCCTGGCGATGCAAACGGTCGGAAGACGGACCAGGCCTGTTGGGCATGCCACACGTGCATCAGCCCGAGGGCGAGGAACAAAGCGATGACAAGCAGTTGGAAGGCCATCATCAGCACGTTCAGATTGGCGCCGAGTTCGATGCCAAACAGGTTGATGACCGTCGTGACGAGGATGAACAACAGCACCCAAACCCAGACGGGGACCGCGGGAAAAGCGGCATTCAAGTACGATGCGCCAATCAGCCAAATGGCCATCGGGATGAAGACGTAGTCCAACAGGATGGCCCAGCCCACCATGAAACCCACGTGGGCGTTGAGCGACCGGCGCGTGTACGTGTAGGACGAACCGGAAACGGGATACGCTTTCACCATCTCGCCGTAGCTCTTTGCGGTGAACATCATGGCGACCATCGCCACAAGGTACGAGCTCGCGGCCATCCCCTTGCTCGCTTCTACAATGGTGCCGTAGATGGCGAAGACCACCATGGGCGCCAGATACACCAATCCAAAGAACAGCACGTGAGGCAGCCGAAGCGTGCGCCGAAGCGTCGACGTGGATTCCATCTAACCCCTCCTGAACTCTCTGTCCGGTTTCCAATTTTCTGACAGGGAAGCGCGGCAGAGGCCTCAAGCCTCGCCGCCTCCCACTCGTCGCTCGCCCGCGACATCACCGTTCCGTTTCCGTTTCGCGAATGGCTTGGGCCAAAATCTCAAGCCCCTGCTGCAACTCGTCGTCGGAAATGACCAGGGGCGATAGCAGGCGAATGACATTGTTGTACACGCCCGCCTTCACCGTGATGAGACCGTACTCCAAACACTTTTTGCTCACCCGTGCCACGGCCTCGGGGTACGGCTCCTTGGTCTCGCGGTCCTTGACCAACTCGATCGCCACCATCGCCCCGAGCCCGCGCACATCGCCGATCATGGCGTGCCGCTCTTGCAGCCCTCGCAGGAAAGCCATACTCCGCTCACCGATTTCGAGTGCCCGCTGCGGCAGGCCGTCGCGTTCCATGATCTCGATGACCTTGAGCGCCGCCGCACACGCCAACGGGTTCCCTCCATACGTACCGCCGAGACCCCCCGGTTTCGGCGCGTCCATCACGTCGGCTCTCCCGACCACGGCCGAGATCGGCAGCCCGCCGCCCATGGATTTCGCCATGACCACCATATCGGGTTCAAGTCCCGCGGCGTACTCCGTCGCGAACATGCGCCCTGTGCGGCCAAAACCCGTCTGCACCTCGTCGACCACCAGCAGAATTCCATGCTGCCGGCACAGATCGCGCAACTTCGGAAGAAAGTCCGCCGGCGGCACCACAAACCCACCCTCACCCTGAACGGGCTCGACGATCACGGCCGCCACCTGGTTCGGGTCCACGTAGGTTTCAAACGCGTGGCGGAGAAACCCAAGCGCTTGCTCCGTGAGGTCTCCTGGCCCAAACGGGTTTCGGTACGGGTTGGGAAACGGCATGCGATACACCTCAGGGACAAACGGCCCGTATCCGACCTTGTACGGGTCCACCTTGCTCGTCAGCGACATCCCCAACATGGTTCGCCCGTGGAAGCCGCCTTCAAACGCGATAATCGCCGGGCGACCGGTGAAACTCCGCGCAATTTTGATGGCATTCTCCACGGCTTCTGCGCCGCTGTTGAGCAACAGCGCCTTCTTGGGACCGGACAGGGGCGCGATCCGGCACAGCGCCTCGGCGAGCGCCAGATACGGCTCGTTCAGTGCCACGTGGACGCAGGTGTGAAACAGCTTCTCTGCCTGCGCCTTCACAGCGGCCACGACCTCCGGATGATTGTGTCCGACGTTCATCACGCCGATCCCGCCCGCGAAATCGATGTACGCTCTGCCGCTCTCGTCCCACATCCGCGCGCCCTCCGCGCGCACGATGACGACGGGATTCTGATTCGACACGCCTCTCGCCACATACCGATCACGCCGTTCCAGTTGAGACGAACTCGCAGACTGGACGAAAGTGTTCATGA from Alicyclobacillus vulcanalis harbors:
- a CDS encoding carbon-nitrogen hydrolase family protein, whose translation is MRGISDTSDPAPIRVALAQLAVADGDVERNLTKIATALEQASRQGADVLLTPELSLTGLVSGEVRERLAEPPNGGMQQALSELARCYGVATVFSYPEKGAGGEISIATRLVSGDGACIHVYHKMHLFAEEKHAYAPGDALSAFSWRNWTAGILTCYDLEFPEPARRLAVQGCRLLFVNAANMEPYETIHRTFLLARAMENQMFVVYCNRVGRNARYRYRGMSGVAAPDGTVLLDLGLDEEAVQCVDLDWSLVLRSRSAYDYLADRRLSE
- a CDS encoding APC family permease; this encodes MESTSTLRRTLRLPHVLFFGLVYLAPMVVFAIYGTIVEASKGMAASSYLVAMVAMMFTAKSYGEMVKAYPVSGSSYTYTRRSLNAHVGFMVGWAILLDYVFIPMAIWLIGASYLNAAFPAVPVWVWVLLFILVTTVINLFGIELGANLNVLMMAFQLLVIALFLALGLMHVWHAQQAWSVFRPFASPGGSFSAVLAGASIACYSFLGFDAITTLTEETLEPTRTLPKAIVLVAFLGGVIFIVCSYVGQWVHPSLVFENVNSAAFEIAREIGGTLFSAVFLAGIIVAQFASGLSAQASAARLLYAMGRDAVLPKRVFAYLHSRFRTPVLNVVLIGLLAFMALFMSVETSTSFINFGAFSAFTCVNLSVIAHYIVRQRRRTWRDWTVHFLFPLLGAFFDFWLLLNLDRDALRLGAAWAVLGLLYLAFMTRGFQKEPPELSMDAHGGGMPV
- the gabT gene encoding 4-aminobutyrate--2-oxoglutarate transaminase; its protein translation is MNTFVQSASSSQLERRDRYVARGVSNQNPVVIVRAEGARMWDESGRAYIDFAGGIGVMNVGHNHPEVVAAVKAQAEKLFHTCVHVALNEPYLALAEALCRIAPLSGPKKALLLNSGAEAVENAIKIARSFTGRPAIIAFEGGFHGRTMLGMSLTSKVDPYKVGYGPFVPEVYRMPFPNPYRNPFGPGDLTEQALGFLRHAFETYVDPNQVAAVIVEPVQGEGGFVVPPADFLPKLRDLCRQHGILLVVDEVQTGFGRTGRMFATEYAAGLEPDMVVMAKSMGGGLPISAVVGRADVMDAPKPGGLGGTYGGNPLACAAALKVIEIMERDGLPQRALEIGERSMAFLRGLQERHAMIGDVRGLGAMVAIELVKDRETKEPYPEAVARVSKKCLEYGLITVKAGVYNNVIRLLSPLVISDDELQQGLEILAQAIRETETER